CCTATAACAGAAGGTAACTGTGAATTAAAGTTGGGAAACTTTAAGTACAAAGTGATGGGGTTGACCAAGCAATACTGAAGAAATCACCatcccttccactctgtgaagataatcgaacagcgaagctgtgtgagtTACACTgagtgttacaccatgcaagtcaaacatggcaagcagtctatattgtaaatcttttgtttcaccattaTTTCACCTCATTTCCGCCTTGCGTGCTCCGCGTGGCGACCATGCTTTAAAAAAAGGTATGGCCTGCTACGTCAGgccggctgcaatgggagcgagcgtCCGAGCCGTAGTTGCATCGCGGCCGCTtcgctggcccgaacggcgctacttgcgggggatgggacgcgtcggcgtccacgcgCGACGGCgctcctagcgcgttcctcacgctttttctacgacgttcccagacaagagtccatGACCAAAGCTCcctatatacaaccaacgctaacacgaactcctctcacaccccacaaCTCCGTTCACCTACTTTTTTCTGACACCGCCATTTATTGGCGCGCCTCGCGCTCTCCCCCTCTAACGCGAGTATTGGATGGCgtgacttacgtcaacccccctccccgttctccttttcatctgcaccctctcacagcattttCACAGAGGAAATGGGTCACTctaacccctttccccctgttgagctcttctttttctctcctctcccgctaggtcacgcgGCCCCCTTTCAGGGACATCCGATAGCGACGACACAGGGCCTGCatgaacagcttcactgtaaaatgccGCCACCCctacgttttcatacgacgccataAGGCGGCGCGACGCGTATGAAATTGTTGGTCTACTTCCGGTTtgtctatctacttccgttgccggatgCGATCTGCTATAAGCGATCTGCTATAGCCCATAGCAGATTCGCTGTATTATTCTACTAACATGTAAACTGACTCATCTCCCAGCAGGCAAACTGATGTTAAGCAGCAATCTTAGGTTCTTTCCTATGAGAAAAGAAAAGTCAGTATTGCACAAAATATACTCTCTCCTTGTGCAATGTGGCATGTTGGCGACTTTATGTATGCCTCCAGAAAGCTCTGCATTTTGTTCAATTGGTATGTTTCTCTCTAATTTCTAACGACATTGCAAGCCGTTGTCCAAGGCCTGCAAAAGCTTTTAAAGCATTCAGTACAGTAGTTGTTGATTACGCGTGTGTTACGCTTACCCTTTCGGCCATCTTTGATTTGATGAAGGCTTTTACCACAGCGAAGATCACGTCGAAAGCATATGGTTGGTTTAAGATATGCACCGCTTTCAGCCGAGCTGGCATGCAGTCCTGGTCACAAAGAAAAAGAGTTCGCGGTTGTTATGCATACGGCTGAGGCTCGTTTTCATTGAGATTGATAATGCCGCACAGTCTGAACTTATTCAGCCTATGTGGCAAAGTCCACATACACCTGGTGCGGCCTTTCCATCCGCACGCAGTCTGAACATTAATTAGATACGGTGCTTCACTTCGTCATGAAACACCTTGGTACTGAAGGCCGCCATCATAAAAAAAGATATCGGGAATGGTCCTTAGCACCCGCGGTTCTTTAGCATGCACATAAATTTCGGTACGTGTGCGCTTCTGTGTATCGTCTTATGaatatttttttagaaatatgACTTCCGCAGCTGGTAATTCAACGCGTGACCTTGTGTTAAGCAGCCGAATGTTGCAATCTTTAGGTTCCTGGTGGACATTCTTAGCATTCCACTGCTTTATAGAACAATCTAAAATTTTTGCTTTCAGTTTTCACCACTTTTCATGAACTCCAGCAGAAGCGAACTAAGGTCTCCTTGTCAAAGACATCCATTTACACCACGCTACGCAGGCTAACAAATCTTTAGTCGAAAGCGTACGCCGTCCGAAATTTCCAAGGCCGTTAGGCCATTTGATTTCATCTCGTAATTCTGTACATAATTGTATTCCCACAGCAAATTGGCACCAAGAACGGAAATGAGAATGACATAGTGGTGCTTCAATTTGCAAACACCATAATTCTGCTCGGCTGCGTTACCTGGAAGTACTCGAGTAGTCTTCTGATGAGGCCGAGACTCATAGACAAGACTTTGTCGATTGTGAAACCGACGTAGTCCACCATGATGACGATTCCAATGGTCTGCGCCACGGGGTCCGAAATCACGTGCTCTAAACACATGAGCAACGCTTGTTGCAGAGTCGCGTATGTGATCTCTTCGGGATTCCAGTGGCCTAGATTTAGTACGGAGAGTGAGTGTCTGTAGGACAAGATGACCAAGGTCGTTCACGAAAAAATGGTAGCATATTCGGAACCAAACCAGCATTTGCTATATACTTTCTGCTCTGAAAGTGCAAGTTTCACTAAGAACCTTCCGCGCCGGCGATATAAACATTTTAACCAGCCTATTGCAGCCCAGAATGAAGCCCCCTACAAGTTTCGGAAGTTCTGCCCTTTTTAAAGGCAACGGAGCTATACGAAGAAGTAGGATCGCATTACGTCGGTAAACCAAACACACTTTCTCGCTAGTGATGAACCACTCACCATTGACTTTATGTGGGCAGTGCAAGCCGCGACGCGTAGCTGCTTCGTGTTTTTTTAGCACTCCTCTAGAATGCTCTCAGCAGTATCAGATATTAGGAGCAGTTCCGGTGAAATGTTGTCCCGTCCTGTCCGTCTTTTTCCATCCCATCCACTCATGTCAACGTTCTTCATATTCGCATGCTACTTGGGCATTCGCACGACAAGGTTTGTTGCTAAGTTCTCATTTACGCAACTTGCGACTTACAAGCTATCGAATGAATGCTGAAGACTCATATCTTTCAAGTGGGGGCTTAGGCGACGCTATGCATAACCACGTTTATTTtagtttatttcatttttttcaatATACATGAGGAAATGTTGGCACTTTGTAGAGATGCCAGCTACACCTCGACTTTTGGTGCGATAAACAATTTGCAAAGAATGAGGTGAAAGTACTATAATAAGCACATAAGGTATGTCGCCACCTTATTGGAAATCTTTTGTATTTTGACCCTTAACTGGTTCCTGCGTGTCTGCTTTCAGAAGGGCTGCTTACAAATACCATTGAAGCGTGTTTGGTAAAAAAATTAAACTAATTACACTTTAATTAGGAAAATTACCCGACATATGCCCATCATGCCAGCAGTCACAACTACCGATCCTACCACACGAAAATAAAATGGCTTGGCAGCAATGTAGGTGTATATGTAGGCTGTACAGTGAACTAGGATATCTGCGCTGCCATCAGTATTAAGTATGTTATCGCCGGAAAACCAAAACTGTTGTAGTTTCAGGTAGTAGCATTTCAATTCATATCCTAAAGCATCAAAAGTTATTCATGATTTTCAataatcctagttcattgcacactTAATATCAACTCATTAGACTCAGTCACTGCGGTTCCGGAGTTCTTCTGATCTGAAAGGCAGGCACATACTCCCTATGCTGCACAATGCGCTGCAGAAGACCAGTTTTACAATACTCAACCACTTCGCGAAAGTTGATCTTCCGAGAGATTCCAAACCGTTCGTTTGATCTGCAAAAAGTTTTTCTTTATCAAAGGGCTTGGGTGGTTACTCGCCAACCACTCTAAAGCAACCTACGCAAAGTAAGCTTACCCACATGACAGAAGACTATCGGACGTCCACGCGCGTCCCTTTGCGGCAGAACGAGACAAAGCCTCCGTGCCGCAAGAGGTACCTTCGACGGAAGGAAGTCGCGGTACACGGAATCAGAGGCAGCGCGGTTTCTGTAGTAATTCTTGATACTTTGCAGCGCCGCTTCCACGTTGTACTTCCTCACGCGCAGGAAACGTAAGAGAAAATCTGTGTCCCTCCTTGAGTTTAGTTCTGTTTCCGCTGCAAACATTGGATGTCCACAGGTTAAAAATATATACTCGCCCACTCACTCGCTCACCCAATCAACCGATACCTTAATCAATCACTCACCCAATCACCTACTCGCGCACCAATTGACTGATTCATTGATACTATACCTGCATCCCATCAATGTCGTTAGGATGGCCGACACatgcagtagagcactgcacgggccgattttcgcggcccgggcccggcccgggcccgttttaacATTGGGCggtccgcccgagcccgatcaaaacttttatggcgagacctgggcccggcccaggcccggcccgggcccggaaataatctacgttacccgcccggcccggcccgccacccctttaccttaagcccgagcccgactcgaacccggcccgaacccggcccgagaccaaaaaatacatgtttttaagagctgagaagcccgagaattactcgcagaaagcccgagcccggcccgggcccgcgtcaaaaaacccgagcccggcccgggcccgggtcaaaaagcacacgccgtgcccgagcccggcccaagcccgtgaaaaaactcctctacccggcccggcccggcccacgggccgggccgggccagggcttTCGGGTAAACCCGAGCCCATGCCGTGCTCTAACGTGCAGTCACTGTGAACTTAAAGGCCAAATGCAAGAAAATCTCACTTTCGCTAAATTTATCATATATGATATAGTGTAAACCACTCAAGCAATCTGGGCAATGGCGCAGGGATAGTAATTGCGTAGTTTTCTTGTTAGCAGCCTgaaacagcacctaagcagactaCGGGTGCACCTGATGGTTGTCGCTTTAACGTATCAGAATGCCACCTTCGAGGTTTTCCAGGGCTCTGAGAGCACCGCCTTATCTCGGAGGTGATGCCGAAGAGCCATGTGCTTAAGGTGATGTGTCCCTTTCGGCGAGCGGCAATGGGGGTGTTTTTGGCACTTTCTGTGACAAAAACGGCCAAGGACATCCGTTAGTTTGTGAATGCGTAGCACTATATGGCTGCCGGTCGAAAAATTTCATGTGAAGCCAGAAAACCCCTTTTCCAATACAGGGCGAGAATGGGCAGTTTAAGCCCATTGTGTCTGCGGTTGACATCTGTCATCTGGAATACAGTGACAAACGACCCATTGTCCGCGATAACGATAGGCGCGATAGCACAAGAGATTCTACCAGCCCGTCCACTTTCGCTGTTCTCCATACGATATACGTAGAAAGGAGGTGATAAAGCTAGGCCAGAAAAGTCTTAGTCTATACTAAAAGGCAGATAGCAAGCAGTATGGGACGCCCTGGTAAACACCTGGCCAGTGAGGATGGAAGGTGACTAAAGAGGAACCAAAGCGAGAGGATGCGCCACTCGTGCAATAATTACACTTGCAGGCGCAGTCGTCGTCCCTCCGCTGCCTATGACGGCATTAACGTGTCGGTTATGTGGCGCCGGGCATCGCGCAAGCAAATTAGGCGGAACCTCCCTGACCCGCAACTCTCGAAACAATATATGGCGGTAGGCGTGGTGTGGGATTTATATACTCGGCAATGTACTCGTATATATGTGCATCTCTCCACTCGTACTCCTCAGcacatgtaaataaaaaaaaacgcacaccACATTAGCTTGGCCCTCCTCACATAACTACGACGCATAATCTGCTATTGCGCACAACGCCGATAgccatataatgctacgcatGTCTTCCACAGTTCCCGTTCAGGGAGGTGCCGTTTAATGGGTTTTTTTCAGTGTTTCATAttgaaatttttgtttatgttgTTTTAATAAAGATGCTTAATCACCTTCATTATATCATTCATTTGACAGTGCGTTTCTGATATTGCTTTatattattaatttatttatttcctatTGCTGATGCGAAAGTCAGTCGCTGATAGTGCTTAAACACTCAAGATAGCGTCTACGtttattttttccttttcagCCGAAATGTGTCGTTCTACCAACCAAGAGCACTGTAGGTTCGACCACCACTGAGCCTGGCAAAAAACTTTCTCGGAGCCTTACGTACGGATACGAATTTGACATGTTTCGTTCAAACGACTAAATCTTGAAGGAACAACCAACATGTGATAAATGCCATGAACCATTAACAGTAATACACATTCTAAGAACATGTCCGCATCTCGAAATGCTTAGCAAAAAATACTTCCGAGTATTGTATAAGTCAAACACTCCACTTCACCCGATGTTGCtgttaggagatgatgcactggtatctcAGACTGACGTGATAAGTTTCCTTGACGAAACAAGGTTTTTAAGTAAGCTATAATTACTACAGTGTATGCTCCATTTACGAAGGAAATTTTATcaccctgtgtctggcgcagcatagccgcagccgcttttgcgccaataaatccaatttaactaactaactaacataTAAGTTAGGTCCATCACGTCTTCATGAAGTCACTAGCCATAAATACCTAGCAGTGACCCTTAACTACCTATCATGGAATGATCCTATAACTAACACTTGCGCTTCAGCCTTCCGAAAACTATGCCTGTTGAGACACAAACTTAAGAAACCCCCTATAACGTTAAAATGCTATGCTACATCTCCCTAATTAGACCTAAGCTGGAATATGCTTGCATAGTTTGGGATCCGTACACATAAACTAATATCAATAGTCTTGAGAGAATTCAGAGAAAAGCAGTCAGATTTATATTTAACAAGTTTTCCAGATGTGATTCCCCCACCGAACTTATGAAAATTAACAACATTGAACCACTCGAACTTAAAAGAATGAAACAGAGACTTGAATTCCTTAAACTACTTCACACCAACAATTTACCCCTTGACCCATCTGAACATTTATCGCAGTTATCAACCAGAACTACGCGCCATCGCAGACATGATGCATTAACCCCTTACTTTGAAAGAACAAACacatataagttttctttttttcctcgaactgTAACCGAATGGAATTGTATAATTGAACCCACATCCTAATCTTGTAATTTTATGGTTCTGTTTGTTTTGTCTATCTGATTTTCATTGTATGTACCTTATGTCGCCCTCCCTGCTTGGACCACGTGTCCGCAGTAtttgataaataaaataaataagtccAAGAAAAACTATGAGTGAATGCAAATCATGTAGCTTCGTTAGCTTCGAGATTCGTTGTACCGACTCTTGTTTGGGGTTCTTGTTTGGCACCATCAAACACCCGCCTTCCGAAAAAAAATCTACGTAAGGCTTGAAGAATTCACTTTTCTTTTCGTTTATCTTCAGATCTGCATCGCTAACCGCTTGCAGAACAGTGGCTAAGTGTTCAAAGGGCTCTTTTTCCGACCCCGAATAAACTATAATATAATAAATATAGACATTGCAAAAGAGTTCAAGATGTGGCTTCAAAATATTATTCATCATATTTTGAAACCAAGCTGGCGAATTTTTCCAACTAAAAGGCAATCTATTATATCCATATATGTCTAAAGGTGTCACAAGTACTCCAAAACCTTTTGGTCTACTTCTAAAGGCATTTGCCAAAAGCCCTTGGAAAGTTCGAAGTGAGAGAAAACGCTGCAGCCACCAATTTCGATGATAATTTCGTCGATATTTGGCATCGGGAAAGGAACAGCTCAGCTTGACTGTTAATTTGCCCGTAATCGGTGCAAAGTCGATACGTTCCGTCATTTTTCGGTGCTATAGTGATGGGTGATCTGAAGGTAAACGTGAATGGTCGGATAACACAAGCGTCCAGGTTCTTTTGCAGTTCTTCCTTCGAAGAGCCATAGCTATTTATTCCATGGCATGTTGTAAAGCTTGCGTTTCACAACTCTTGTATTTCTCAGCTCAAACGGTAGTTTAAACTGTGATGTAGCCTCAGAATAACATCCGACACAGAGTAGCCACGGATacatcctgtcgactgcgccaaatttgTAACAGAAATGACCAGACCAACAAGGCAACCATCACCCTTTATTGTTGTTTCTAAAGAGCCCcacatttcttcttcttcttcagaagCATCTTCCtagcttcttctttttcttcggaTACGTAACAAAGCAGGTTTGAACTGATTAACAGTGGTTGAACAAGGAATTTCGCTGAAGCCGACGCTTCAACAAGCGCACTTGTCTGCGTCAGTTTGCGCTTTCGAAGTCAAGTCCTCTGGTCGAAGCGTTGGCTCCAACGGCTTCGCTTGTTGGAACACTGAGAAATAAATAATGTGCCTTTTGTTTCCGGTCCTTTGGTGTAATGTGTCTATTCTTTGGCTTCATTACCTGAATTGTGCCTTTTCTCTTTTAGTGTGTTTCTTTTGCACCTGTATGCCTCCCAGTCAAggcccgaataaaaaaaaattcacaggcctacgcggcacacgcagcacattcacagcgtaagctggtggagtggctcaagagtagctccaatttgggcaccacgcacaacagggtcttcgcagcagtCTGTTTGCctagttttgacgagaacgatctgaactgtccacccggcgccgacggcgagctgcggcttgtaatgattctccacagcagtctgctgagcccgatcaagccttacaactacaacttacatgttgGGCACGCCGCCTTTGCAGgtacattaactagatggcgccgccatactggcagaggctcggcagctcgggagcgcgttgattgcgcgcctcgtctgaatcgcatttcgtcgtctagtaacgttggttgcCTACGGCCACGGACGCTGCGTTTTCAGGCAACTTACCTAtatggcgtcaccatactggcggaggctcgagtcgtctcaccctgcgtttgccttaaaTAGGGTATTTTCGgtggcccgatagcaagcgcttgcgtggctcagtggtagagtacccGGCTCCcaacgcagcgggcgcgggtttgatctcggcgggaatcgggtacttttttcgcgtttccggcgataacGGTTACGCGGGGGACGCCGGCGGCTGCATCATCGCGACCTGATACGGCTATAGGAATGAGGCTATAATTGCTTACGCTGCAATAAACATATGGCCTCACCTGACACGAGCTTAGTAAGCTTCTCCAGCGCCTCTTTTCTCTTCGACGGCGTCTCTCCGAGTTCTTCTGTGGCAACACGTTGCAGACTCAGCGGAAGGGCTTCCTCTGACGTATCGAACACGTCGTCTGCCGTTTTTTTCCTATACACACCCAGCATATTGTACGGCGTAGTTGGCTTTGATCGCTTAGGAGAACCCTACATGCGTAGTTTCTAATAGCCGTTTCAGCTTTAGTAGAGAGCCTCTTTATGTTCTATGACTAAACCACAACCGCCCTAAATTTAACGAACTGAAGACGGCTTCGCTGTGCTTATCTCTCCTCATGTACTGTGGAATGTGACAGGTAACTGATAGACTATAAAATGTCCTCCACCTGTAATATCATTCGCATTACTAGAACGAGCTATGCACTTGCAACTTGCTATATTGCACTCAAATGTTTCTTATCTCGTGCTTTTCAATTACATTTTTTTAATTAGAATGAGGCGCCTTCTTCATGAGTGTCCACGGTAGAGTTCTCAAAACAAAATAACTCCTGTCTGCGCTGTATAGCATGGACAAGCACTCCGTGAGCAAAGAAAGAGTCCTTGGAAACATATGCCAACTGTCCTCAGCATAGCCGGCTTTTAAGTCGTCACTCCGCTTCCTCGGCAGATGTGAACTGAATCATTAAATTCAAGGAGTTGCAAATCCATGCGTCGAGTTTTCGCAGtagatttattttttaaatctgGAGTTGCCTTCTACTATCATTTAACCCTTCACCgccttatccttgcacgtatacCAGCCCGCTGCTTCTCGCCTCCCTGTATAtccctctcttttctttctctctctctacacgtTTAATTGTATGCCAGACCGGCGGTGCGCAGTAAACAGCACGGGCTTGACATTACAAGGGAAAGTTGTGGCCAGGGCCTGTGCCATGTGACAGACTGTCTCAATAATTAAAGCCGTTCTGTACAGCCTGGAGGTACGGGTGACACAACAGCGTGCTGAATGTGGGTAATTGAGTTTGTTCTAACAAAGTGAAGTCAGAGTGGTTCTAGGCTATGCACCTGTTTCTGTCACATTTGGCGAGGTGACTCAGCATTTTCATGTCATAGGGATACTTATCGTACCCGCAAGCTGCCTCATCAGATGTGCAGTAAACATATCGTATTAATGGATATTTGTTTCTTTGCTGTTCGATTTCATTTTTTCCTGTAATGAAGGCCTGGAGCCGTATTTGGACAGCATTACTTTTTAATCATATTTCACGTTTTTTGcgttcttttgttgttgttgttttttttcagcTGTCCCGGCGAGTGGCTGAGCCCGACATTATTTCGGACGTTGCTTCGTGCAATCTAATTATGaatcacaaaaacaaaagaaataattttttttgttatacAATATAGCATTGCACTCAGTTTCGTGTTGTCATGGATGTGCATATTGTGcactttttaatttttatttccgATTCTTCATTGAAATTGAGAACGCTCGCCTCTTTGAGGTGTATAGCAAAATTTCCTATGCAGTACTCTTTCTCTTTTCAGAGAATCGCCCAAAAGAGACCTACCTCCGAATTTTGGTTCCCTTAATTATAGTAATAATATATGGCTGCAGAATTCAATTTCCGCTCATTTAAAACATGCATTTGGCGGCCAACCTTTTCTTTGTTGGTGTGTGCATGACAGCTTTCACTTCCACTCGTGATAGCCCGGACATTTATGCAAAGTAACGTGTATAGCTGACTCTACACATATATTATCCATTACTTTCTGTTTGTtggttctttctttcgttcgttcgttcgtctgtttgtttctttccctctttctttgcTATGACGCCTTCGCGGAGAGGAACCTACCGCAAATACTTCGAGGGGTGAACATTGTAGTTCCTATGCAACTTCAGTTTTTTCGATTGCCGTTAAATTCTGCAATGTTTCGCAAGCGTCGCTTAAGCGGTAGTGAACTGCAAGgaagttgaattttttttttcattcttgcctGAGTAACTCATATTTTGGGACAGCCGGCTCTAACGAGGCCTACCATCCCATTTGTTTTCATTTAATTTGTTGAAGCGCCGAGTAGTCAGCATAGCTATACACGCTACATTAGTTTATTTGTTCCcggcttttgaaaaaaaaaaaacaggactgCATTACGCGAATGTAACCAACGCAATAGTGTTGATGGCAGTAGAATCTTGGTAAAAAGAAATCACTTTTGCGCTAATTTGCCAATTTGCCGCTTACACGGAACAGCAGCTTTATGGTTAGTTGGCTTTGCATTAGGGCAGTGGCAAAAGAAAAAGTTACTTAAACGCAATTCCAACTCCGGATAGACATAACTGTATGTATTACCCGGAACCAAACTGGGCAGTCACATGCGGCGGCATAGCAATACGCATCAGTGTTGCGGCTTTACTGCCTTTCGTTTCGGATTTTCTCGCCATTTCTCTGCGTTCTTGCCAACGGTTCGACACCCTACCGAGGCGGCTTTTGCAGGCTTTTGTTGGTGGACTGTATAGTCGGGTGCTGTCGTAGTCGTGCCGCTATGGTTTCTTTGTGCTGGCAATGTCAGTGTGCTGTGAGTTTGCTTCGCCTTTCCGATGATGGCACAGAAACGCCCGCACAATACGCTCACTCTGGACCAAATATTCGTGCTTATCCAGGACTTCGAGAGTATTTTCTTCAAATAAAACAGTGTAAataaaattatcttttttttctcttttataaTTATGTTTTGTGTCAGTGGCTGTAGTCACCGGCTGCGTGCGCGTAGGAACGTTGTAAGAAGCTGCTTTGTAATTATATCGGCAACATCTCCGCGCATCTGCGGCTTTCAAAACAGCATCTTGTTTCCCAATGAAATGAGTCTCCCCGTAGTTGAAACTCCAGACAAGCGGAACTAAATTATGTGGACCTTCCAGGTTGCATCTTAAGAAAGTTTACTTTATAGTTATttaaattaagaaaaagaaatagaaagctATTATTGACGGTCCTCTTGAGCAAAGAATAGTCACCCCCACTTTGCCAATGTGCTTTCGTTGGCCTACTTCACCGTTACAAAAGAAAGACACCCAGCGCTACCTGGCGCAACGCGAGAGCGCCTTCCATAGATAAGAAAAACTGGACGCGCGTAAACATGATGGCACGCCAGTGGGTGTGCCTTCCTCTTACGAAACATGTCGTGACAAATAATCAGCATGGCGGTGCCCAAGTGTGATTTCTGGCAC
This Dermacentor silvarum isolate Dsil-2018 chromosome 6, BIME_Dsil_1.4, whole genome shotgun sequence DNA region includes the following protein-coding sequences:
- the LOC119455121 gene encoding alpha-tocopherol transfer protein-like, yielding MLGVYRKKTADDVFDTSEEALPLSLQRVATEELGETPSKRKEALEKLTKLVSAETELNSRRDTDFLLRFLRVRKYNVEAALQSIKNYYRNRAASDSVYRDFLPSKVPLAARRLCLVLPQRDARGRPIVFCHVGHWNPEEITYATLQQALLMCLEHVISDPVAQTIGIVIMVDYVGFTIDKVLSMSLGLIRRLLEYFQDCMPARLKAVHILNQPYAFDVIFAVVKAFIKSKMAERMHMHGENYERFHEEVSPSTLPREYGGHGLQFDFDAFWRLMDAQEDTFASGNHFGYVVLDHLDIHEDDQMPLQLSTL